In Mangrovivirga cuniculi, the following proteins share a genomic window:
- a CDS encoding S8 family serine peptidase, with protein MKKPLLLILFICFTTVLFAQKRYVIKTKNYVPPVELESAIKSKITDNVKLLPFRSITPLSVKRSKKTLVDELHYITKPENLTEKQFLNKLIEIDAIEIVEEDIVYEVYDEPNDPQTSLQYYLDLIRAYDAWDISKSSSDVVIGIVDGGIDIDHEDLAPKLSTNDDEIPENGIDDDNDGYVDNYLGWDFAGPDTLQFDYPGDGDVGITRDIPGANHGNLVAGAAAAATNNSIGIAGVGYNANLLITKHSYDNQAADDRSVYFTLAGVLYMIEQGADIVNMSFGGPGRSDIWQNVIDFGVENGVLFVAAAGNSGIEREEYPAAYDGVFAVASSDINDNKSSFSNFGYYVDIIAPGSTIFSTSFGNEYKTTDGTSFSAPIVAGAAALIKGRYPDYTPKQIAELLRVSADTSIYSNVASRFKDKLGYGRLDIFNALTLRSPALTFENIQIRNEKTGQVAKAGDTAVVYGTIKNSLWETTNATKIELSTQSFFVEVLESEIYPGVIDSTTNLNTEDIPFKIAINSNIPNDTEVSFKVTFTDGSYKDFRYITLLLNPTYLNIQRNLVSTTASAKGRIGFDDPLSNAEKGIGFLYDDRNLLFEMGLILTANDSISNNVRGSGASIDDDFNVVERINERIPGLSSTEELFGAFDDSNSDKPLDVQVNYRTMVWNEEPNDKYIIFEYEIENQSQNNYDDLFVGLYADWDISELAGPPDRAGYYSGGNINFGYVHNLKEADSIYAAIQTLTGDFNYWAIDNDSDVPNNPWGVYDDFTDEEKIESMTSGIGRGQAGTNPDGRDVSHTVSIGPVAVDAGQSVKVAFAVHAGDSLRDVIESAQAAYSMYNQTLNAPVPSVDTIYACYNDNATLIANGANRYNWYNSFTGGEPFLTNTDRIVLNNIKNDTILYVSNAEQSYESVRAAAVVEVVGKPDIQLSKASATICEGDSITLSAQPGNEYQWSNGSTERSITVKQAGIYTVNVSNSQFGCTGTVGEVEISLKPKPTSLFSSNVDEVSIFDQDPIQFTDQSTDAVTWFYNFGDGTISTEQNPTHIFDESGTFNVSLTVTADNGCQDVSVIPLIVTSVDDELQNNILVYPNPSRNGVWKIANLPHDAFSVRVIDLQGKFISELKVNNNSINIDGRLWSDGMYIIEVVTPEETAKYKLVKH; from the coding sequence ATGAAGAAGCCTCTACTTTTGATTCTTTTTATTTGTTTTACAACTGTTCTCTTTGCACAAAAGAGATACGTAATAAAAACTAAGAATTATGTTCCTCCGGTCGAATTGGAATCAGCTATAAAATCTAAAATTACAGATAATGTGAAATTACTCCCGTTCCGAAGTATCACTCCATTATCAGTAAAGCGTAGCAAAAAGACTTTAGTAGATGAACTACACTATATAACTAAACCAGAAAACTTAACTGAGAAACAATTTCTAAACAAATTAATTGAAATTGATGCCATAGAAATAGTTGAGGAAGATATCGTGTATGAAGTGTATGATGAACCTAATGATCCACAAACTTCACTTCAATACTACCTCGATTTAATAAGGGCTTATGATGCCTGGGATATATCAAAGTCTTCTTCCGATGTTGTAATAGGGATTGTTGATGGTGGAATTGATATAGATCATGAGGATTTAGCACCAAAATTATCTACAAACGATGATGAAATTCCAGAAAATGGAATAGATGATGACAATGATGGATATGTGGATAATTATTTAGGATGGGATTTTGCCGGTCCTGATACGTTGCAATTTGATTACCCGGGTGATGGAGATGTAGGGATAACAAGGGATATACCCGGAGCTAACCACGGTAACCTTGTTGCTGGTGCCGCTGCTGCTGCTACTAATAATAGTATTGGTATTGCAGGAGTTGGCTACAACGCTAATTTGTTAATAACTAAACATTCGTACGACAATCAGGCAGCTGATGATAGAAGCGTATATTTTACTTTAGCGGGGGTGTTGTATATGATTGAACAAGGAGCAGATATTGTTAATATGTCATTTGGTGGTCCGGGAAGGAGTGATATCTGGCAAAATGTAATAGATTTTGGAGTGGAAAATGGAGTTCTTTTTGTAGCAGCAGCTGGAAACTCGGGTATCGAGAGAGAAGAATACCCAGCGGCGTATGACGGAGTATTTGCTGTTGCTTCTTCAGATATTAATGATAATAAATCTTCTTTTTCTAATTTTGGATATTATGTAGACATAATTGCTCCAGGTTCAACAATTTTCAGCACCTCTTTTGGAAATGAATATAAAACCACAGATGGCACAAGCTTTTCTGCACCTATCGTAGCTGGAGCAGCCGCTTTAATTAAGGGTCGGTATCCTGACTACACACCTAAACAAATCGCTGAATTACTCAGGGTTTCTGCAGATACTTCAATTTATTCTAATGTGGCCAGCAGATTTAAGGACAAATTGGGTTATGGGCGTCTGGATATTTTTAATGCCTTAACTTTGAGATCGCCTGCACTTACATTCGAAAATATTCAAATAAGAAATGAAAAAACGGGACAAGTAGCAAAAGCGGGTGATACTGCGGTAGTTTATGGAACAATCAAAAATTCATTATGGGAAACTACTAATGCAACAAAGATAGAATTATCTACCCAATCTTTTTTTGTTGAAGTATTAGAATCGGAGATTTATCCGGGAGTAATAGATAGCACTACTAATTTGAATACCGAAGATATACCATTTAAAATTGCTATTAATTCCAATATCCCTAATGATACCGAAGTTTCATTTAAAGTAACTTTTACTGATGGAAGCTATAAGGATTTTAGGTATATAACATTATTATTAAATCCTACTTATCTGAATATCCAGCGAAATCTGGTGTCAACTACGGCTTCTGCAAAAGGAAGAATTGGGTTTGATGATCCATTGAGTAATGCGGAAAAAGGTATTGGGTTCCTATACGATGATAGAAACTTGTTATTCGAAATGGGATTAATATTGACCGCTAATGATAGCATTTCGAATAATGTCAGGGGCTCTGGCGCTTCAATTGATGATGATTTTAATGTTGTTGAAAGGATAAATGAAAGAATTCCAGGCTTATCATCAACAGAAGAACTTTTTGGTGCTTTTGACGATAGTAATTCCGACAAGCCTCTTGACGTTCAGGTTAATTATCGTACCATGGTATGGAATGAAGAACCAAACGATAAATACATCATTTTTGAATACGAAATTGAAAATCAGTCTCAAAATAATTATGATGATCTTTTTGTTGGATTATATGCAGACTGGGACATTTCGGAACTTGCAGGTCCCCCGGATAGAGCAGGATATTATTCTGGTGGAAATATCAATTTTGGATACGTTCATAATCTCAAAGAAGCAGACAGTATTTATGCTGCTATCCAAACACTGACAGGTGATTTCAATTATTGGGCTATTGATAATGATTCAGATGTACCCAATAATCCCTGGGGTGTTTACGATGACTTCACTGATGAGGAAAAAATTGAATCAATGACATCAGGAATAGGTCGAGGTCAGGCTGGTACAAATCCGGATGGAAGGGATGTTTCACATACTGTATCAATCGGTCCTGTAGCAGTCGATGCAGGGCAAAGTGTTAAAGTCGCATTTGCCGTGCATGCAGGTGATAGTTTAAGAGATGTAATAGAATCTGCACAAGCGGCTTATTCTATGTATAATCAGACTTTAAATGCTCCTGTGCCATCAGTTGATACTATTTATGCGTGTTATAATGATAACGCTACTTTAATTGCTAACGGAGCAAACAGATACAATTGGTATAATTCTTTTACCGGAGGGGAACCATTTTTAACCAATACCGATAGGATCGTTCTCAATAATATTAAAAATGATACCATTTTATATGTTTCGAATGCTGAACAGTCTTATGAAAGTGTTCGTGCCGCAGCAGTTGTAGAAGTTGTTGGAAAGCCTGACATCCAATTATCAAAAGCATCCGCAACGATTTGTGAGGGAGATTCGATTACATTATCAGCTCAACCTGGCAATGAATATCAGTGGTCTAATGGTAGTACAGAAAGATCAATCACAGTAAAACAAGCAGGTATTTATACAGTGAATGTGTCAAATTCACAGTTTGGTTGTACCGGAACAGTAGGAGAAGTTGAAATATCTCTTAAACCAAAACCAACAAGTTTATTTTCCAGTAATGTTGATGAAGTGTCTATTTTCGATCAGGACCCTATTCAATTTACTGATCAAAGTACAGATGCTGTAACCTGGTTTTATAATTTTGGCGATGGTACAATTTCCACTGAGCAAAATCCGACACATATTTTCGATGAATCCGGCACTTTTAATGTTTCATTAACAGTGACGGCAGATAATGGATGTCAGGATGTAAGTGTAATTCCACTGATCGTAACTTCAGTTGATGATGAGCTTCAAAATAATATTCTAGTTTATCCTAACCCAAGTAGAAATGGTGTTTGGAAAATAGCTAATTTACCTCATGATGCTTTCAGTGTAAGAGTAATAGACCTTCAAGGTAAATTTATCTCAGAACTAAAAGTCAATAACAATTCAATAAATATTGATGGAAGGTTATGGTCTGACGGCATGTATATAATAGAAGTAGTGACACCGGAAGAAACAGCAAAATATAAACTTGTAAAACATTAA
- a CDS encoding 6-pyruvoyl trahydropterin synthase family protein: protein MIYVNRKEHFNAAHKLYNDNWSEEKNKEVFGPCANSNWHGHNFELIVTVKGNPDPDTGFVVDMKKLGDLVNKEVIEKVDHKNLNLDVDFMRGKLPSCEILIAEIWKILAPSIKDMGKDSTLHKLTLFETHKNYVEYYGE from the coding sequence ATGATATACGTTAATCGGAAAGAACACTTTAATGCAGCTCATAAGTTGTATAATGATAATTGGAGTGAGGAAAAAAATAAGGAAGTGTTTGGGCCTTGTGCAAATTCTAATTGGCATGGTCATAATTTTGAGTTGATTGTCACAGTAAAGGGTAATCCGGACCCGGATACGGGGTTTGTTGTCGATATGAAAAAACTGGGTGACCTGGTGAATAAAGAAGTCATTGAAAAAGTTGACCATAAAAATCTAAACTTAGATGTAGATTTCATGAGGGGCAAACTTCCAAGCTGTGAAATCCTGATTGCTGAAATATGGAAAATATTAGCTCCCTCAATTAAGGATATGGGAAAAGACAGCACCCTACACAAGTTAACTCTTTTTGAAACTCATAAAAATTACGTTGAATATTACGGTGAATAA
- the lpxB gene encoding lipid-A-disaccharide synthase translates to MKYFLIAGERSGDMHAGNLIKALASIDNEAEFFGWGGNYMEDAGMDLLQHYQSISFMGFWEVIQNFRTIKKAIRKCKSDISSIKPDAIILVDFAGFNLRIAAFAKSLDIPVHYYISPKIWAWNTKRAYKIKKLVDHMYCILPFEVEFYKQFDYSTDYVGNPLFDQIRNFNPDKTFANQIKGEESQRIIALLPGSRYQEVSTMLDEMLDVIPEFPEATFVVAAVDNLPGELYSKVDKFDNVKLINGQTYDLLNVADAALVTSGTATLETALFNVPHLICYKAGKLSYLIAKQLIKVDYIGLPNLIAGKEVVPELIQEKMNSGEMIAGLKSIINGNRRKEMIDGFKEIKDILGNKKASLEAGKLIFSRLNSKN, encoded by the coding sequence GTGAAATACTTTTTGATTGCCGGTGAAAGATCCGGAGACATGCATGCAGGTAATCTCATAAAGGCTTTGGCTTCTATTGATAATGAAGCTGAATTTTTTGGCTGGGGAGGAAACTACATGGAAGATGCAGGTATGGATCTTTTGCAGCATTATCAATCTATTAGCTTTATGGGTTTTTGGGAGGTTATTCAAAACTTCCGCACAATTAAAAAGGCAATTAGAAAATGTAAATCAGATATTTCATCTATAAAACCGGATGCGATAATTTTAGTGGACTTTGCAGGATTTAATTTACGGATTGCTGCTTTTGCAAAAAGTCTGGATATACCTGTTCATTATTATATTTCACCAAAGATCTGGGCCTGGAATACCAAAAGAGCTTATAAGATTAAAAAGCTTGTGGATCATATGTACTGCATCCTGCCCTTTGAAGTAGAGTTTTATAAGCAGTTTGATTATTCTACAGATTATGTTGGTAATCCCTTATTCGATCAGATCAGGAATTTCAACCCCGATAAGACGTTTGCAAATCAGATTAAAGGAGAGGAATCTCAAAGAATTATAGCACTTCTGCCGGGTAGTAGGTACCAGGAAGTATCGACGATGCTAGATGAAATGCTTGATGTGATTCCTGAGTTTCCTGAAGCGACATTTGTAGTTGCTGCAGTAGATAACTTGCCCGGTGAGTTATATTCAAAGGTTGATAAGTTTGATAATGTGAAACTGATCAATGGTCAGACCTATGATCTCTTGAATGTAGCGGATGCAGCTCTCGTTACCAGTGGAACAGCAACATTGGAAACAGCCTTATTTAATGTGCCACATTTAATTTGCTATAAGGCGGGTAAGCTTAGTTATTTAATTGCGAAGCAACTAATCAAGGTGGATTATATAGGCCTGCCAAATCTAATTGCAGGTAAAGAGGTAGTTCCTGAATTAATACAGGAAAAGATGAATTCAGGAGAAATGATAGCAGGGCTTAAATCGATTATCAACGGGAATCGTAGAAAGGAAATGATCGATGGATTCAAAGAGATAAAGGATATACTTGGCAATAAAAAAGCTTCCCTGGAAGCAGGGAAGCTAATATTTTCAAGACTTAATTCTAAAAATTAA
- the clpX gene encoding ATP-dependent Clp protease ATP-binding subunit ClpX, translated as MSQEVTCSFCGRNKKDVDLMISGIHAHICNLCISQANQILTEELKNNKKTESPQFKLLKPKEMKSHLDEYVVGQDEAKKVISVAVYNHYKRLMQQKSDDDIMIEKSNIIMAGETGTGKTYLARNLAKILEVPFCIADATVLTEAGYVGEDVESILTRLLQAADYDVESAERGIVYIDELDKIARKSDNPSITRDVSGEGVQQALLKLLEGTSVNVPPQGGRKHPDQKMITVNTENILFICGGAFDGIDRHIARRLDTKPIGFAGKQDRIAKDIDEDTILSHITAQDLKSFGLIPELIGRLPVLTYLNPLTPDILKMILKEPKNALIKQYTKLFDMEDIKIRFTDGAIDFIVQKATEYKLGARGLRSICEAIMNDSMYELPSMEDVSELTIDKEYAQSRFDKSNFRKLKVA; from the coding sequence ATGTCCCAGGAAGTAACGTGTTCATTTTGCGGGAGAAATAAGAAGGATGTGGACCTTATGATTTCCGGTATTCATGCTCATATATGCAACTTGTGCATAAGCCAGGCAAATCAAATTTTAACCGAGGAATTAAAGAACAATAAGAAAACTGAGTCTCCTCAGTTCAAACTCCTCAAACCAAAAGAAATGAAATCTCATCTCGACGAATATGTCGTCGGTCAGGATGAGGCTAAAAAGGTTATATCTGTTGCTGTTTACAACCATTATAAAAGGTTGATGCAGCAGAAATCAGATGATGATATAATGATTGAAAAATCAAATATTATCATGGCTGGGGAAACCGGTACAGGTAAAACTTACCTGGCGAGAAATCTTGCCAAAATTCTTGAGGTACCTTTTTGTATTGCGGATGCCACGGTACTCACAGAAGCTGGTTATGTCGGTGAAGATGTAGAAAGTATTCTTACCCGATTACTCCAGGCTGCTGACTACGATGTTGAGTCTGCTGAAAGAGGTATTGTCTATATTGATGAGCTGGATAAAATAGCTCGTAAATCTGACAATCCGTCTATTACCAGGGATGTAAGTGGCGAAGGTGTTCAGCAGGCGCTACTAAAGCTTCTTGAAGGGACTTCTGTTAATGTTCCTCCTCAAGGCGGGCGAAAACACCCTGACCAGAAAATGATCACAGTTAATACTGAAAACATTTTATTCATCTGTGGTGGAGCTTTTGATGGTATAGACAGACACATTGCAAGAAGGCTGGATACTAAACCGATAGGTTTTGCCGGAAAACAGGATAGAATAGCAAAAGATATTGATGAGGATACAATTTTAAGTCATATAACAGCTCAGGATCTTAAAAGCTTTGGTTTAATTCCCGAATTAATAGGTAGACTACCTGTGCTGACATACTTGAATCCGTTAACTCCGGACATTCTGAAGATGATTCTCAAAGAGCCAAAAAATGCATTAATAAAGCAGTACACAAAGCTCTTTGATATGGAAGATATCAAAATTCGTTTTACTGATGGGGCTATAGATTTTATAGTGCAAAAGGCAACAGAATATAAGCTTGGAGCACGTGGACTAAGGTCAATTTGTGAAGCGATAATGAATGATAGTATGTATGAACTACCTTCAATGGAGGATGTGAGTGAACTTACTATTGATAAAGAATATGCTCAATCCAGATTTGATAAGTCGAATTTCAGAAAACTTAAAGTAGCTTAA
- a CDS encoding ClpP family protease: protein MKEINKEEFRKYAVNHRGINGSTFDDYSKEMQNMTPYVIEERPTNFRQIDVFSRLIMDRIIFLGTPVNDEVANIITAQLLFLESVDSKKDCLLYINSPGGSVTAGLGMYDTMQYIKPEVATICTGLAASMGAVLLAGGAEGKRAALPHSRVMIHQPSGGMQGTSADMEISYKLIMSLKKELYDILSKHTGKSYDQIEKDSDRDYWMKSEEAKEYGVIDEVLNRN from the coding sequence ATGAAAGAAATCAACAAGGAAGAATTTAGAAAATACGCAGTAAATCACCGCGGTATAAATGGCTCAACTTTTGATGATTATTCAAAAGAGATGCAAAATATGACTCCTTATGTCATTGAGGAGCGTCCAACTAATTTCAGGCAAATAGATGTATTCTCACGTCTGATAATGGACAGGATAATTTTTCTTGGCACTCCGGTAAATGACGAAGTTGCCAATATTATAACTGCTCAGTTACTCTTTTTAGAATCAGTTGATTCCAAAAAAGACTGCCTTCTTTACATCAATAGTCCGGGCGGTTCGGTAACAGCCGGGCTTGGTATGTATGACACGATGCAGTACATCAAACCAGAAGTTGCAACTATTTGCACAGGTCTGGCTGCTTCGATGGGTGCTGTCTTATTAGCAGGAGGTGCTGAAGGAAAACGTGCTGCATTACCTCACAGCCGGGTGATGATTCACCAGCCTTCTGGAGGAATGCAAGGAACTTCAGCAGACATGGAGATTAGTTATAAATTAATTATGTCGTTGAAAAAAGAACTTTACGACATTTTATCAAAACATACAGGAAAATCTTACGATCAAATTGAAAAAGATTCTGACAGAGATTATTGGATGAAGTCAGAAGAAGCCAAAGAATATGGCGTGATCGATGAGGTTTTAAACAGAAACTAA
- the tig gene encoding trigger factor: MDITLNKKSNTEATIKISLNQNDYQSQVAEKIKEYSKKANLKGFRPGKVPTGVIQRMYGKSILVEEVNHLVSHKVSDYIRENKIQVLGQPIPNEELMNKIDWDNQKDFEFEYEIGFATEFKADVSKRKKLTKYVIKTDEKNIDETIERLQKQLGETTEPETAEAGDVFTGVLKSEDGSFEKELTLTIDKATKKEQKAFIGTKKGDEITFDIRKSFKKDADLAEAIGQPVDEVKDLKGNFTFKIDKIERKAPAELNEEFFEKVFGKDSVKDEKEFRAKVDETIKENYDRESGYLLDRDIRDKFVELTKIELPEEFLKQWIVKNNEGEVNRDQVEDEFEAYSRDLKWSMIIDQVAEENEIKVDNDEIMEEAKKSIAQQFGGMQMNDEMSQMLDQIAQNYLQQNNGQNYMNIHNQVKGQKVLDFIKEKIEINEKEVDVDKFNELAQN; encoded by the coding sequence TTGGATATTACGTTAAATAAGAAATCCAATACAGAAGCTACCATTAAAATTAGCTTAAATCAGAATGATTACCAATCACAGGTAGCCGAAAAAATTAAAGAGTACAGCAAAAAAGCTAATCTTAAAGGATTCCGCCCTGGAAAAGTGCCAACAGGTGTTATTCAGCGCATGTATGGCAAGTCAATTCTTGTAGAGGAAGTAAATCACCTTGTCTCTCACAAAGTTTCAGACTACATCAGAGAAAACAAAATTCAGGTTTTGGGTCAGCCAATCCCAAATGAAGAATTAATGAACAAAATCGATTGGGATAACCAGAAAGATTTTGAATTCGAATATGAAATTGGTTTTGCCACTGAGTTTAAAGCTGATGTTTCGAAAAGAAAGAAGCTGACTAAGTATGTAATTAAAACCGATGAGAAAAATATAGACGAAACAATCGAACGTCTTCAAAAGCAATTAGGCGAAACTACAGAGCCTGAAACTGCTGAAGCGGGAGATGTATTTACAGGAGTTTTAAAATCTGAAGATGGTTCTTTTGAAAAAGAATTAACCTTAACAATAGATAAGGCTACTAAAAAAGAACAGAAGGCTTTCATCGGTACTAAAAAAGGTGATGAGATCACTTTTGACATAAGAAAGTCTTTCAAAAAAGATGCAGATCTTGCTGAAGCAATTGGACAGCCAGTTGACGAAGTTAAAGACCTTAAAGGCAACTTTACTTTCAAGATCGACAAAATAGAAAGAAAAGCCCCTGCAGAATTAAATGAAGAATTTTTTGAAAAAGTTTTCGGAAAAGATTCTGTTAAGGACGAAAAAGAATTCAGGGCAAAAGTTGATGAAACTATTAAGGAAAACTACGACAGAGAAAGTGGTTATCTTTTAGACAGAGACATCAGAGATAAATTTGTTGAATTGACTAAGATCGAGCTTCCTGAGGAATTCTTAAAGCAGTGGATTGTTAAGAATAACGAAGGCGAGGTTAATCGTGACCAGGTAGAAGATGAATTTGAAGCATATTCTCGTGATTTGAAATGGAGTATGATCATCGATCAGGTTGCTGAAGAGAACGAAATAAAAGTTGATAACGATGAGATCATGGAGGAAGCTAAGAAATCTATCGCTCAACAGTTTGGCGGCATGCAAATGAATGACGAAATGAGTCAGATGCTAGATCAAATTGCTCAGAATTATCTTCAGCAAAACAATGGCCAAAACTACATGAATATTCACAATCAGGTCAAAGGTCAGAAGGTTCTTGATTTCATAAAAGAAAAAATTGAAATCAATGAAAAAGAAGTCGATGTTGATAAATTCAATGAGTTAGCTCAAAACTAA
- a CDS encoding RelA/SpoT family protein, with product MAGVVAVEEENKEIINKYRRLLRAAKPFLKNNDAKIIRKAFNLSAEAHKDMRRKSGEPYIFHPLEVAHICVREIGLGTTSIIAALLHDVVEDTDIELDEIENEFGSKVAQIIDGLTKISGVFEYGTSQQAENFRKMLLTLSEDVRVILIKLADRLHNMRTLESMPRNKQLKIASETIYLYAPLAHRLGLYAIKSELEDLFLKYTEPEVYNEIVTKLKAEKPIRDRFIRRFTHPIKLELEKHGYEFEVKGRTKSVHSIWTKMNKQNISFEEVYDVFAIRIILDTDQEQEKPACWQAYSIVTDFYKPNPDRLRDWISTPKANGYESLHTTVMSKGGQWVEVQIRSRRMDDIAEKGYAAHWKYKESKNINPEVGLEAWIARVREVLEAGDTTQAIEFVDDFRYNLFNKEVFVFTPKGDLKSLPNGATTLDFAFEIHTEVGKKCIGAKINQKLVSIDHVLKNGDQVEILTSNKQKPSEDWLRFVVTSKSKASIKDFLKEEKKAAAADGKEILQRKLKRNKIEFNSSVVDKLRDRFNERTVLDMYYKIGKGIIDVKGIKSILYKKDETEQVTQKPKVKLDDPKKFASELKRVTDEDRDILLIGEDMDKVDYTLAKCCNPIPGDDVFGFITVSDGIKIHRTSCPNAVELLSNYGYRVIKAKWKSQKETAALAGLQITGTDRIGLVNDVTKIISSELQVNMRSVQIGTEKGIFNGNIKLYVDSKFHLKNLIDKLRSVDGVESVTRYNPKE from the coding sequence ATGGCCGGTGTAGTAGCTGTAGAAGAAGAAAATAAAGAAATAATAAACAAGTATCGAAGGTTATTAAGAGCGGCAAAACCTTTTCTTAAAAACAATGATGCCAAAATAATTCGAAAGGCTTTTAATCTTTCTGCTGAAGCACACAAAGATATGAGGCGTAAATCCGGAGAGCCTTATATTTTTCACCCTCTTGAAGTTGCCCATATATGTGTTAGAGAAATAGGATTGGGTACTACCTCAATAATTGCAGCCCTTCTTCACGATGTTGTGGAAGATACTGACATCGAACTGGATGAAATTGAAAATGAATTCGGTTCTAAGGTTGCTCAGATCATTGATGGATTAACAAAAATTTCTGGGGTTTTTGAATATGGAACATCTCAACAAGCTGAGAATTTCAGAAAGATGTTACTGACTCTTTCAGAAGATGTGCGTGTTATCCTTATTAAACTAGCCGATCGATTACACAATATGCGTACACTGGAAAGCATGCCGCGTAATAAGCAGCTGAAAATTGCCAGTGAAACAATATACCTATATGCGCCTTTAGCTCATAGACTGGGCTTATATGCCATCAAATCTGAATTAGAAGATTTATTTTTAAAATATACCGAGCCTGAAGTCTACAATGAAATTGTTACCAAACTCAAAGCCGAAAAACCAATTCGTGATCGCTTTATCAGAAGGTTTACGCATCCTATCAAATTGGAGCTTGAAAAACACGGTTATGAGTTTGAAGTAAAAGGTCGCACCAAATCAGTGCACAGTATATGGACAAAGATGAATAAACAGAATATTTCATTTGAAGAAGTTTATGATGTTTTTGCCATTAGAATAATCTTAGATACTGACCAGGAACAGGAAAAACCGGCCTGCTGGCAGGCATACTCAATCGTGACTGATTTTTATAAACCTAACCCTGATCGTTTAAGAGATTGGATCAGTACTCCCAAAGCCAATGGTTATGAATCTCTTCATACCACAGTGATGAGTAAGGGAGGGCAATGGGTAGAAGTACAGATCCGTTCTAGAAGGATGGATGATATAGCAGAAAAGGGGTATGCTGCTCATTGGAAATACAAAGAAAGTAAAAATATAAATCCTGAAGTTGGTCTCGAAGCTTGGATTGCACGTGTCAGAGAAGTCCTGGAAGCCGGTGATACAACTCAGGCAATCGAATTTGTAGATGATTTCAGGTATAACCTCTTCAATAAAGAGGTATTTGTGTTTACCCCTAAAGGAGATCTGAAATCGCTTCCAAATGGAGCTACTACATTAGACTTTGCATTCGAAATACATACGGAAGTCGGGAAAAAATGTATCGGGGCAAAGATCAATCAAAAACTGGTATCAATAGATCATGTGTTAAAAAATGGTGACCAGGTAGAAATTTTAACTTCAAATAAACAGAAGCCGTCGGAGGACTGGTTACGTTTCGTAGTAACCAGTAAATCAAAAGCGAGTATCAAAGATTTTCTAAAAGAAGAAAAGAAAGCGGCCGCTGCTGATGGTAAAGAAATACTCCAGAGAAAATTAAAGAGAAATAAAATTGAGTTCAATAGTAGTGTTGTTGATAAGTTGAGAGACAGGTTTAATGAGCGAACTGTTCTTGACATGTATTATAAGATCGGAAAGGGTATTATTGATGTCAAAGGTATAAAATCTATCCTTTATAAAAAGGACGAAACTGAGCAGGTTACTCAAAAACCAAAAGTTAAACTTGATGACCCTAAGAAGTTTGCCTCTGAACTTAAACGTGTTACAGATGAAGATCGTGACATACTTCTAATAGGTGAAGACATGGATAAGGTTGATTATACCTTAGCTAAATGTTGCAATCCAATCCCAGGAGATGATGTGTTTGGCTTTATTACAGTGTCAGATGGTATAAAAATTCATCGGACTTCCTGTCCTAATGCAGTTGAACTTTTATCCAATTATGGTTACCGGGTAATCAAAGCGAAATGGAAAAGTCAGAAAGAAACTGCCGCACTTGCCGGATTACAGATAACCGGTACTGACAGAATTGGTTTAGTTAATGATGTGACAAAAATTATTTCATCAGAATTGCAGGTGAATATGCGGTCTGTACAAATAGGAACTGAAAAAGGAATCTTCAATGGAAACATTAAGCTATATGTAGACAGTAAATTTCACCTTAAAAATTTAATCGACAAACTTCGCAGCGTAGATGGGGTAGAGTCAGTTACACGATATAATCCAAAGGAATAA
- a CDS encoding STAS domain-containing protein → MKYSYKIENQVFILSFSGDLIGENDGAELIEVIQENIEKEINLCAIDISDLRYINSSGIGVLITILTKFRNRGGEVVLVNPGEQVKKLLIITKLNNIFQIVDSIEEAKKSLISS, encoded by the coding sequence ATGAAATATTCTTATAAGATAGAAAATCAAGTCTTTATTCTTTCTTTTTCTGGTGACCTTATTGGTGAGAATGATGGTGCTGAACTAATAGAAGTGATACAGGAAAATATAGAAAAAGAGATTAATCTTTGTGCTATCGATATCTCAGATTTGAGATATATCAATAGTAGTGGAATTGGGGTTTTAATAACTATTTTAACCAAATTTAGAAACCGGGGAGGTGAGGTTGTTCTTGTCAATCCGGGAGAACAGGTTAAGAAACTTCTGATAATAACGAAATTAAATAACATTTTCCAGATAGTTGATTCTATTGAGGAAGCAAAGAAAAGCTTAATAAGTAGCTAA